Proteins co-encoded in one Aspergillus luchuensis IFO 4308 DNA, chromosome 6, nearly complete sequence genomic window:
- a CDS encoding uncharacterized protein (COG:Q;~EggNog:ENOG410PWUG;~InterPro:IPR001128,IPR036396;~go_function: GO:0005506 - iron ion binding [Evidence IEA];~go_function: GO:0016705 - oxidoreductase activity, acting on paired donors, with incorporation or reduction of molecular oxygen [Evidence IEA];~go_function: GO:0020037 - heme binding [Evidence IEA];~go_process: GO:0055114 - oxidation-reduction process [Evidence IEA]) produces the protein MRYGELRVELTRKLPYLNGVLNEGLRLGNPAPIRVPVNTAPGGLQFGETYVPGNVELKVPFRVNLKDSRWFPKGDRFNPERWTGEMPELLVTNESKILIAKTVHEFNILPGDQYDEDKFVQGTKEYMGALLPSLYLKYVPRVEGNRKSS, from the exons ATGCGATATGGAGAACTGAGAGTCGAATTAACTCGTAAGCTTCCCTATCTCAACGGAGTCCTAAACGAGGGTCTCAGACTAGGAAACCCAGCTCCCATCAGGGTACCCGTGAACACCGCCCCTGGTGGGCTTCAGTTTGGGGAGACGTATGTTCCTGGAAACGTCGAGCTAAAGGTACCTTTCCGGGTAAATTTAAAAGACTCTCGATGGTTCCCCAAGGGGGATCGCTTCAACCCAGAGCGCTGGACTGGGGAGATGCCTGAGCTG CTGGTTACGAATGAGTCGAAGATTTTGATCGCGAAGACTGTTCATGAGTTCAACATCTTGCCAGGGGATCAGTATGATGAGGATAAGTTTGTCCAAGGAACAAAGGAGTACATGGGTGCTCTGCTCCCGTCGCTGTACTTGAAGTATGTTCCTAGGGTGGAGGGGAATCGTAAAAGTAGCTAA
- a CDS encoding uncharacterized protein (COG:S;~EggNog:ENOG410PJC9;~InterPro:IPR008949;~TransMembrane:1 (o294-317i)): MAITSLILFASDDDTLLSPEERNRLSSFSCNDGYSPPDASPWTAVLTHGLQLGAEYFGSQDPLVGSLSANAIRGFTEACTMEYRMEHGNLPMHLTTHGKPRPSSEWCAAEAFPGYLRSMSGISFHYIPPIFKYSRTEEVPSPYWLGVAPVVRNFIDYTNDLLSCPKEVLNGETRNYLLLATRARRVAGRSSRFGSKLWTFRDTFCETLENVQNIVFALDKAVTSYMPADNNAREDGNKTQDDPNVQLAAKCWFSFRQNYISFHLESKRYGLDRLAFERNNYTVEELCAPKHKPMNVVCVGAATACLFLISALGYRYFRK; encoded by the coding sequence ATGGCCATCACTAGTCTCATCCTGTTTGCAAGCGATGACGACACTCTCCTCAGTCCAGAAGAGCGCAACCGCTTatcctccttttcctgtAATGACGGCTATAGTCCTCCGGATGCTAGCCCTTGGACAGCGGTCCTTACGCACGGGCTACAATTGGGTGCCGAATACTTCGGGTCCCAAGACCCCTTGGTCGGGAGCCTTTCAGCAAATGCTATCCGCGGGTTCACGGAGGCATGTACCATGGAATACCGCATGGAGCACGGGAACTTGCCCATGCATCTTACAACCCACGGAAAGCCACGTCCAAGCTCCGAGTGGTGTGCGGCCGAAGCATTCCCGGGGTATCTTCGTTCTATGAGTGGCATTTCGTTTCACTATATACCTCCGATATTCAAGTATTCTCGTACCGAGGAGGTCCCTTCTCCTTACTGGTTGGGAGTGGCTCCCGTCGTCCGGAACTTCATTGATTACACAAACGACCTGCTTTCTTGCCCCAAGGAGGTCCTCAATGGTGAGACACGGAACTACCTTCTGCTAGCTACAAGGGCCAGGAGAGTAGCCGGAAGATCGTCCAGGTTTGGCTCGAAATTATGGACTTTCCGAGACACCTTCTGCGAAACACTTGAAAATGTGCAGAATATTGTTTTTGCTTTGGACAAGGCTGTCACAAGTTACATGCCCGCCGATAACAATGCACGGGAGGATGGTAACAAGACTCAAGATGATCCCAACGTGCAGCTGGCTGCAAAGTGCTGGTTCTCTTTCCGACAGAACTACATCTCCTTTCATCTGGAGTCCAAGAGGTACGGATTAGATCGTCTTGCTTTCGAGAGGAATAACTACACTGTTGAAGAGCTGTGTGCACCAAAGCACAAGCCCATGAATGTTGTTTGTGTAGGCGCGGCGACTGCTTGCTTATTTCTAATCTCTGCGTTGGGCTATCGTTATTTCCGCAAGTAA
- a CDS encoding uncharacterized protein (COG:S;~EggNog:ENOG410PZMN) yields the protein MGQLLTTKWLPYMAALAIQGFAATVPVVTVAPTSVLTVTSTYSDTVTSTITGVLPVTTVETTCTPGSVAPESCSNSIWSAEGSYWQEWCSDSALEGAPFMTIHGATSPYECFVFCGIYSSCQGLNWDDNNECVLLTDITFTVEVTSSHWAAIERFSTNPCVVTVTGASTQLSTETKVMEYTTTYTSTITLSTSASVASTSTTSSVATSTASTCTVSTFPTTTDCVDGYYVYNEEYYQVLCSDTVQSYSGTLSNSRQDDIWGCIEVCSTYSNCIGTFWFLGICYSESGTIDYSYVPCDFYCCYNLFDNPILVDTCILIGHSDIIKTYRQIYASRAICINCFTFHSFKRLFISCDIEFSYFIGPIDNNVPGLKLPGLSFARALCFILDSSSIRPSEKFLRTSTFTVVFFSND from the exons ATGGGGCAATTGTTGACAACAAAATGGCTACCATACATGGCAGCACTAGCAATCCAAGGATTCGCAGCCACAGTCCCGGTGGTAACAGTTGCACCCACTTCGGTCCTTACTGTAACGTCTACTTACTCCGATACGGTGACCAGCACTATTACAGGGGTTCTCCCAGTGACGACCGTTGAGACCACATGTACTCCTGGTAGCGTTGCTCCAGAGTCATGTAGCAATTCGATATGGTCGGCGGAAGGTTCCTACTGGCAAGAATGGTGCTCAGATTCAGCTTTGGAAGGAGCACCATTTATGACCATTCATGGAGCAACCAGCCCTTACGAATGCTTCGTGTTTTGTGGCATCTATTCGAGCTGCCAAGGTCTCAATTGGGATGATAATAATGAGTGTGTGCTGCTCACAGACATCACGTTCACAGTGGAAGTCACTTCGTCTCATTGGGCCGCAATTGAACGTTTTTCAACCAACCCTTGCGTCGTCACTGTAACAGGCGCTTCTACTCAGCTGTCAACCGAGACGAAGGTGATGGAATATACAACAACTTACACATCGACAATTACATTGTCGACGAGTGCTTCTGTCGCTTCCACTAGCACTACATCCAGTGTTGCCACATCAACGGCTTCGACATGCACTGTCTCGACTTTTCCTACCACCACAGACTGCGTCGACGGATACTACGTATACAATGAGGAGTATTACCAAGTTCTCTGCAGCGACACCGTGCAAAGCTATTCGGGAACTCTTTCCAACTCCAGACAAGACGACATCTGGGGCTGCATCGAGGTCTGCTCTACCTATTCGAACTGTATAGGAACGTTCTGGTTTCTGGGGATCTGTTACTCGGAAAGTGGTACTATTGACTATTCCTACGTGCC TTGCGACTTCTATTGCTGTTACAATCTCTTCGACAATCCTATCCTCGTCGACACTtgcatcctcatcggccatAGTGACATCATCAAAACCTATAGACAAATCTACGCCAGTCGTGCCATCTGCATCAACTGCTTCACCTTCCACTCTTTTAAGcgcctcttcatctcctgtGACATCGAATTCTCTTACTTCATCGGTCCCATTGATAATAACGTCCCCGGTCTCAAGCTTCCGGGGCTCTCCTTCGCTCGTGCCCTCTGCTTTATACTCGACAGTTCCAGTATCCGTCCCTCCGAGAAGTTCCTCCGTACTTCTACCTTCAcagtcgtcttcttctccaatgaTTAG
- a CDS encoding uncharacterized protein (CAZy:CE10;~COG:I;~EggNog:ENOG410Q4K2;~InterPro:IPR019819,IPR019826,IPR002018,IPR029058;~MEROPS:MER0030934;~PFAM:PF00135;~SECRETED:SignalP(1-18)), translated as MAAMASLLVLALPAVAKASSAPTSLLFENDGNWTSHAERPSALLVHTPARRGQAQSICAKYEEQLLRCDDVYHFRQSFQYQQYLGILPDETLLWTACSTPVTLSGTSTAGNASSDGEWPFVCTNSAPLVDRVDTDYSPFPRVNATAGNITFEGLRDHLTFRFAGIPFAQPPIGTRRFKYAEAWDATNVTYVNATQYSPACLQFGYFDGNSYGLNPWGNDEDCLYLNVYTPFLPGDADVPEDQLKPVLFWIHGGGFSQGTGSDLTFDGGSLTSRSDVVIVTSNYRLNIFGYLSLDDGTIPGNYWMSDNIAALQWVQKYVRGFGGNPKNVTIFGQSAGGANCIELVASPQAAGLFQGSIQQSAGNGRFSTQSAIAELAEPYLSPYCNDTGAARLACLQQLPASVLLNASADVFFTPVIDNVYLPDAPMALIAQGSSYINSVRMMSTLMPEETQSLTTTTLTPNMTNFQTALDLLIPGGWINQKQADHIIPSGLWLISNETFYNGSTSYSSVYNASIKISTENNQECPNGAYAMVGAATVAFPSMHVAYHQRGYALSYYDFYDLCTFPVGKPDTPYYRCHSSDLYEVFGTYYIFHQPIRVPEDIYYTNAVQDMWGSFARTGNPNVDSDYLVARGYNTTIEFFAGWHWPEFTASNMVLADLQYPRPGYTDVPDLEHCRYLASVQY; from the coding sequence ATGGCTGCCATGGCGTCACTACTAGTGCTGGCTCTTCCGGCGGTGGCTAAAGCTTCATCCGCTCCAACAAGCCTTTTGTTTGAGAATGACGGAAACTGGACTTCTCATGCAGAGCGACCGAGTGCCCTTCTAGTGCATACACCTGCCCGGCGTGGTCAGGCACAATCTATCTGTGCCAAATATGAGGAGCAATTGCTGCGATGCGATGACGTGTACCATTTCCGCCAGTCCTTCCAGTACCAGCAGTATCTGGGTATTCTACCTGACGAGACGCTGCTCTGGACTGCTTGCAGTACACCAGTCACACTATCTGGTACATCTACCGCTGGTAATGCATCTTCGGATGGAGAGTGGCCTTTTGTCTGCACCAACTCGGCTCCACTGGTTGACCGTGTCGACACCGATTACTCCCCCTTCCCTCGGGTCAATGCCACGGCAGGAAATATCACCTTCGAGGGTCTCCGAGATCATTTGACATTTAGATTTGCCGGTATTCCATTTGCGCAGCCGCCGATTGGCACACGCCGTTTCAAGTATGCCGAAGCCTGGGATGCGACCAATGTGACCTACGTCAATGCAACACAATACAGCCCAGCCTGTCTGCAATTTGGGTACTTTGATGGAAATAGCTATGGCTTGAACCCTTGGGGTAATGATGAAGACTGTCTGTACTTGAATGTATATACCCCCTTTCTTCCGGGCGATGCGGACGTGCCCGAGGACCAGCTGAAGCCTGTTCTCTTTTGGATCCACGGCGGCGGCTTCTCCCAGGGCACCGGCTCGGACCTAACCTTCGATGGAGGAAGTCTAACTTCACGCTCTGATGTGGTCATTGTCACCTCGAACTACCGACTGAATATCTTCGGGTACTTATCACTCGACGATGGCACCATCCCTGGGAACTACTGGATGTCCGATAATATTGCTGCCCTCCAGTGGGTGCAAAAATATGTACGCGGGTTCGGGGGAAATCCAAAGAATGTCACCATTTTCGGACAGTCAGCTGGTGGTGCCAACTGCATCGAGCTCGTTGCTTCTCCACAGGCTGCTGGTCTTTTTCAGGGTAGTATACAACAGTCGGCAGGCAACGGTCGCTTTAGCACACAGAGCGCAATAGCTGAGCTAGCTGAGCCCTACCTCAGCCCATACTGCAACGACACCGGAGCTGCCCGCCTAGCCTGTCTGCAGCAACTGCCTGCTTCAGTGCTCCTCAACGCCAGTGCCGACGTATTCTTCACTCCAGTCATCGACAATGTGTATCTACCTGATGCACCCATGGCACTGATCGCCCAAGGAAGCTCTTACATCAATTCCGTACGGATGATGTCCACCCTTATGCCCGAGGAGACTCAATCGCTGACCACTACCACGCTGACGCCTAATATGACCAATTTTCAGACCGCGCTCGACCTGCTCATCCCAGGAGGCTGGATTAATCAGAAACAGGCAGATCACATCATACCCTCAGGCCTGTGGCTTATTAGTAACGAGACCTTCTACAACGGTTCAACCTCCTACTCCAGCGTATACAATGCTAGCATAAAGATATCCACAGAAAACAACCAAGAATGTCCGAATGGCGCCTACGCCATGGTAGGTGCCGCCACGGTCGCTTTCCCCAGCATGCACGTCGCCTATCATCAGCGCGGATACGCTCTCTCTTATTACGACTTTTACGACCTGTGTACGTTCCCTGTTGGAAAGCCAGACACACCTTATTATCGGTGCCATTCTAGTGATTTGTATGAGGTATTCGGGACTTACTACATTTTCCATCAGCCGATCCGGGTTCCTGAAGATATTTACTACACCAATGCGGTGCAGGACATGTGGGGTTCCTTTGCGCGAACGGGTAATCCCAATGTTGACAGTGACTATCTGGTAGCGCGGGGGTACAACACCACCATAGAGTTCTTTGCAGGTTGGCATTGGCCGGAATTTACAGCGTCGAATATGGTCCTGGCTGATTTGCAGTATCCGCGGCCGGGGTATACGGATGTACCGGATCTGGAGCATTGCAGGTATTTAGCCAGTGTGCAGTATTGA
- a CDS encoding uncharacterized protein (COG:S;~EggNog:ENOG410Q013) has product MPLVFPSPISQSSTSNLPTVSSQSIPTSARRTTTIFTTETTICPLKATKTASTLRPVDVTFPAAPKMTTSTVFTTKVYTITACPPWVSNCPASDKTTSYTTEIIPLYTTNCPVTSETTDAYAIPAQTSSSGGVSTKQPQALATSTVFTTKVHTMTGCPQQSPHCAASEKTTYYTTETIAAYTTIFPVAAEETGIHASGQATAIGEGSIGQSIERLSTSTVYTARVYPITACPSSSATCADAERTTYLATETAVASVTLITSAAVETAADNSGAQVTPSGGKSSASIITAVLYTTEVYAITKGTKTYVTTSTIPITTTMTPTVSDIPPFLPTSKVGSALLGSHSPQQGVTGASTIRPSAESQGSSGEGSSLLSSSNSDSSHPDIAGSPGPSSHVSPSTVSNVGSFVNSSFIFSSWSNGSHSLGAPSPSPGINRPTLGNVAGSHTSSVHASGTSTVTSAQYTGSASKSTVWTWFPFVGMVIGYLL; this is encoded by the coding sequence ATGCCGCttgtttttccttctcctaTTTCTCAAAGCTCTACCAGCAACCTTCCCACGGTTTCCAGTCAGAGTATCCCTACGTCAGCCCGGCGCACTACGACCATATTTACCACTGAAACCACGATCTGTCCTCTGAAGGCTACCAAAACGGCTTCCACTCTACGACCGGTAGATGTTACCTTCCCTGCCGCGCCAAAGATGACGACTTCAACTGTCTTCACCACAAAGGTGTACACTATTACCGCCTGCCCTCCATGGGTCTCAAACTGTCCTGCCTCCGACAAGACAACCAGCTACACAACAGAGATTATTCCCCTCTATACTACTAACTGCCCTGTTACCTCAGAAACAACTGATGCATATGCCATCCCAGCACAAACATCCAGCAGCGGGGGAGTGAGTACTAAACAGCCTCAGGCCCTCGCTACATCCACTGTTTTCACTACCAAGGTGCATACCATGACTGGGTGTCCACAACAAAGTCCGCACTGCGCAGCATCTGAGAAGACCACCTACTACACGACAGAAACAATTGCTGCATACACAACTATTTTCCCAGTTGCTGCAGAGGAAACGGGCATACATGCCTCCGGCCAAGCGACAGCTATCGGGGAAGGATCTATTGGACAGAGCATTGAAAGACTCAGTACATCAACGGTCTACACAGCCCGTGTCTACCCGATCACAGCTTGTCCATCGTCTTCCGCTACCTGTGCTGATGCAGAGCGAACGACGTATCTCGCGACAGAAACCGCAGTAGCATCAGTTACTCTCATCACATCAGCAGCTGTTGAAACTGCTGCAGACAATTCAGGTGCTCAAGTTACTCCTTCCGGAGGTAAATCCTCAGCGTCGATCATTACAGCCGTTCTCTACACAACAGAGGTATACGCGATCACAAAGGGAACGAAAACCTACGttaccacctccaccattcCGATAACCACAACCATGACCCCCACTGTCAGCGACATACCGCCATTCCTACCTACCAGCAAAGTAGGCTCGGCATTACTCGGGTCACACAGTCCCCAGCAAGGGGTAACGGGTGCATCTACCATCAGACCCAGTGCCGAGTCTCAAGGATCATCCGGAGAGGGATCGTCCTTACTATCATCTAGCAACAGTGACTCCTCTCACCCTGACATAGCCGGTAGTCCTGGACCATCCTCTCATGTCTCCCCCTCGACTGTTTCCAATGTCGGATCGTTTGTCAACAGCAGTTTTATTTTCAGCTCTTGGAGCAATGGATCCCATTCTTTGGGTGCCCCGTCTCCTAGTCCCGGGATCAATCGCCCTACCCTTGGAAATGTTGCTGGAAGTCACACTTCGTCTGTCCATGCCTCTGGTACATCTACTGTTACATCGGCGCAATACACTGGTTCTGCTTCTAAGAGTACAGTATGGACTTGGTTCCCTTTTGTGGGTATGGTTATAGGCTATCTTTTGTGA
- a CDS encoding uncharacterized protein (COG:S;~EggNog:ENOG410PIYI;~InterPro:IPR011118,IPR029058;~PFAM:PF07519;~SECRETED:SignalP(1-23)), whose amino-acid sequence MAMTLRFLYLVTSLLTLFSLALGSNDCSIETFQAFLDANGTAARVVYARHYAENSTFVNPNISSVTNPTQMPAACAIQVNATTDVDTYFSFGVFLPDTWNERFFHAAQEGEDINWVDMAVGLRYGFASVATDTGHTGSDMDGVWWKNPESINDWAWRANHLTSVLGKFLVEKFYGQKPKYSYFAGCSTGGRQAMKETQKFPRDYDGVIVACPAWWTTHQQLYNLKQTTYQAPQGSAHTIPMEMFAVIGAEAIRQCDPQDGLVDNIISDPLGCHFDYLPLLCTEAKTTSCLTGPQIETLHKIYNDWVETNQTFVYTHPLYGSEAMWNESGVIGNGSVGNEDSQLWYPQHILGLANFTVQDFDYSVVQYADKTDPGDSSADNYDLAEFYHHGGKLIHYHGHSDAIVPPGIGLYYRDHMAATLAPQGIDIDDFYRFFAIPGMEHCYHTPSTMGAPWYIAGPTQASTLSPSLYSVPGYRDAKHDIFLALINWVENGSAPDYIIGSRFNSSLEYTSNTIDKQRPICAYPKLAQYVGSGDIDDAANFECKALY is encoded by the exons ATGGCCATGACACTCCGGTTCCTGTATCTTGTCACTTCGCTTCTCACACTCTTCTCACTCGCCTTGGGTAGTAATGACTGCTCCATTGAAACTTTTCAAGCCTTCTTGGACGCCAATGGTACCGCCGCGCGTGTAGTTTACGCCCGTCACTATGCAGAGAATTCGACTTTTGTGAATCCCAACATCAGCTCCGTCACCAATCCCACTCAAATGCCAGCAGCGTGTGCAATTCAGGTCAATGCGACGACGGATGTCGACACCTACTTCAGCTTTGGCGTCTTCCTGCCTGATACGTGGAATGAAAGGTTCTT CCATGCTGCACAGGAAGGTGAAGACATCAATTGGGTCGATATG GCCGTTGGACTTCGTTATGGCTTCGCCTCTGTAGCCACTGACACTGGCCACACGGGCTCCGACATGGATGGAGTCTGGTGGAAGAATCCAGAGTCAATCAACGACTGGGCCTGGCGTGCCAACCACCTCACTAGTGTACTGGGCAAGTTCCTCGTCGAGAAATTTTATGGTCAAAAGCCCAAATATAGCTACTTCGCCGGCTGCTCCACCGGTGGGCGCCAGGCCATGAAAGAAACACAGAAGTTTCCACGGGACTATGACGGCGTGATTGTTGCCTGCCCGGCATGGTGGACGACCCACCAGCAGCTGTACAATCTTAAGCAGACGACCTATCAGGCACCTCAGGGATCAGCTCATACAATCCCAATGGAGATGTTTGCCGTCATTGGAGCAGAGGCAATTCGTCAGTGCGACCCTCAAGACGGACTGGTCGACAACATCATTTCCGATCCACTAGGCTGTCATTTCGACTACCTGCCATTACTCTGTACCGAGGCAAAGACCACCAGTTGCTTGACAGGACCTCAGATAGAGACGCTGCATAAGATCTACAACGACTGGGTGGAAACCAATCAGACTTTCGTGTACACACATCCGCTATACGGAAGCGAAGCAATGTGGAATGAGAGTGGCGTCATCGGCAACGGCAGTGTTGGCAACGAAGACTCGCAGCTGTGGTATCCTCAACATATCCTCGGCCTCGCCAACTTCACTGTACAAGACTTCGATTATAGCGTGGTGCAATACGCCGATAAGACCGACCCGGGCGATTCATCCGCTGACAACTATGACCTGGCCGAGTTCTACCACCACGGAGGGAAGCTCATTCACTACCATGGTCATTCCGACGCCATTGTACCCCCCGGCATCGGCCTCTATTACCGCGACCACATGGCTGCCACGCTAGCGCCACAGGGTATTGATATCGACGACTTCTATCGCTTCTTCGCTATTCCTGGAATGGA ACATTGCTACCACACACCATCCACCATGGGCGCACCGTGGTATATCGCCGGGCCCACGCAGGCGAGCACGCTGAGCCCGTCCCTTTACAGTGTCCCCGGCTACCGAGATGCTAAGCACGACATCTTCCTGGCTTTAATCAACTGGGTTGAGAATGGTAGTGCACCCGACTACATTATTGGTTCTCGCTTCAATAGTAGCCTTGAGTATACCTCGAACACTATCGACAAACAACGGCCGATATGCGCGTATCCCAAGCTGGCGCAGTACGTGGGATCAGGAGACATTGATGATGCGGCCAACTTTGAGTGTAAGGCCCTGTATTAG
- a CDS encoding uncharacterized protein (COG:Q;~EggNog:ENOG410PPD6;~InterPro:IPR036291,IPR002347;~PFAM:PF13561;~go_process: GO:0055114 - oxidation-reduction process [Evidence IEA]): protein MATPSLISINKLANTRVLIIGGTSGIGFAVARAALEHGASIIISSSNPQKVSSTVSRLQNLYPNKVYTDRITGKPCDLGDQATLEKNLLDLLDYATSRSLFPNIASPTKYNDSSERVLLNHIIYTAGTPPPRIPISSPEVNASSFAALSTLRLHVPMVMGKHAKTYLVDNHTSSISFTSGLMAARPAAGLAVGGAAVGSALEGLTRGLAVELAPIRVNVVAPGAVETEVYERLGLAREAYLEAFRKETLTGEVGRPEDVAEAYVWCIKDGFVTGKRVESDGGTLLKGA, encoded by the coding sequence ATGGCCACCCCCAgcctcatctccatcaacaagctcGCCAACACCCGAGTCCTGATAATCGGTGGCACCTCCGGCATCGGCTTCGCCGTTGCCCGTGCAGCCCTGGAACACGgcgccagcatcatcatctccagctcaAACCCCCAGAAAGTATCATCTACTGTCTCTCGTCTTCAAAATCTCTACCCCAACAAGGTTTACACCGACCGCATCACTGGAAAACCCTGCGACCTAGGCGATCAAGCCACTCTGGAAAAGAAccttcttgaccttctcgaCTACGCTACATCACGTTCTCTCTTTCCTAATATAGCGTCTCCCACCAAATATAATGATAGCAGTGAACGAGTTTTGCTGAACCATATAATCTACACGGCCGGCACCCCGCCCCCGCGgatccccatctcctctcCCGAGGTTAACGCATCCAGTTTCGCAGCCTTGAGCACCCTCCGGCTACATGTCCCGATGGTAATGGGCAAACATGCAAAGACATACTTGGTTGATAATCATACCTCCTCAATAAGCTTTACCTCGGGGCTAATGGCCGCAAGACCAGCGGCAGGGTTAGCGGTGGGTGGTGCGGCAGTGGGATCAGCGCTTGAGGGCTTGACTAGGGGATTGGCGGTGGAGTTGGCACCCATTAGGGTGAATGTGGTTGCCCCAGGTGCTGTTGAGACGGAGGTTTATGAGAGACTGGGTCTTGCGAGGGAAGCATATTTAGAAGCGTTTAGGAAGGAGACGTTGAcgggggaggtggggaggCCGGAGGATGTTGCAGAGGCGTATGTTTGGTGTATTAAAGATGGTTTTGTAACAGGAAAAAGAGTAGAGAGTGACGGGGGCACATTGTTAAAGGGGGCATAG